A genomic window from Gossypium hirsutum isolate 1008001.06 chromosome D10, Gossypium_hirsutum_v2.1, whole genome shotgun sequence includes:
- the LOC121222015 gene encoding uncharacterized protein, with the protein MGDVIQLQVPQLTKTNYGNWSIRMKALLGSQDCWEIVEKGYIEPGDAATEAALSNDAKKALREARKKDQKALNSIFQGMDESTFEKISDVKNAKNAWEILQKSFQGVEKAKKVRLQSLRAEFEMLKMKSSENIDDYANRVKSVVNEMKRNGETLDEVRVMEMDERNHVAVAAEGNEKVESSVFLTYGENEDRKRSVWYLDNGASNHMCGRKELFTELDETVHGQITFGDNSHAEIKGKGKKKDMKFIRKTAHSPSGTKVEN; encoded by the exons ATGGGCGACGTAATTCAGCTACAAGTTCCACAATTGACGAagacaaattatggaaattggaGCATTCGAATGAAGGCTTTGCTCGGTTCGCAAGATTGTTGGGAGATCGTTGAAAAAGGATACATCGAGCCCGGAGATGCCGCTACAGAAGCAGCTTTATCAAATGACGCTAAGAAGGCGTTACGAGAAGCACGAAAGAAGGATCAAAAGGCCTTGAATAGTATCTTTCAAGGTATGGATGAATCAACCTTCGAGAAAATATCAGATGTGAAGAACGCGAAGAATGCATGGGAGATTTTGCAAAAATCATTTCAAGGTGTAGAAAAAGCTAAAAAGGTACGCCTTCAGTCACTTAgagctgaatttgaaatgttaaaaatgaagagctccgagaatatcgatgactatgccaatcgtgtaaaatcggtggtaaatgaaatgaaacgaaatggagaaactcttgacgaggtaagagtgatggaga TGGATGAAAGAAACCATGTAGCAGTCGCAGCAGAAGGCAACGAAAAAGTGGAATCAAGTGTCTTTCTCACTTACGGAGAAAATGAAGATCGCAAGAGAAGTGTGTGGTATCTCGACAACGGTGCAAGCAACCACATGTGTGGAAGAAAGGAGCTGTTCACAGAATTAGATGAAACAGTTCATGGACAAATAACTTTTGGAGACAACTCACATGCAGAAATCAAAGGAAAGGGCAAG AAAAAGGATATGAAGTTCATACGAAAGACCGCTCACTCGCCATCAGGAACAAAAGTGGAGAATTAG